A region from the Polaribacter sp. Hel1_33_78 genome encodes:
- a CDS encoding DUF368 domain-containing protein — MSRNLKDYFVIGLKGMAMGAADVVPGVSGGTIAFISGIYEELLGSISNVNFDLLKILKQDGFKAAWKEVNGNFLLSLFIGIFVSIVSLAKAIKYLLENEPVLLWSFFFGLVLASVIYIAKQITKWNSVAILVLILGSFLAYYITTLNPLVSENSSILFMFIAGAIAICAMILPGISGAFILVLLGAYKPVLAAVNDRDYKTIAAVGFGAIIGLLAFSKVLKWLFTHYKNYTLAVLTGFIIGSLNKIWPWKETLTWRTNSHGVEVPFNQQSVSPFSYVGEAELTMAIILATIGFGLILLMEKLAVKKQ, encoded by the coding sequence ATGAGTAGAAATCTTAAAGATTATTTTGTAATTGGCTTAAAAGGAATGGCTATGGGAGCAGCAGATGTAGTACCTGGTGTTTCTGGAGGTACAATTGCATTTATTTCTGGCATTTATGAAGAGCTTTTAGGTTCTATTAGTAATGTAAATTTTGACTTACTAAAAATCTTAAAACAGGATGGGTTTAAGGCAGCCTGGAAAGAAGTTAATGGTAATTTTTTACTATCTCTTTTTATAGGCATATTTGTAAGTATTGTTTCTTTAGCTAAAGCAATAAAGTACTTATTAGAAAATGAACCGGTTTTGCTTTGGTCTTTCTTTTTTGGTTTAGTATTAGCTAGTGTTATTTATATTGCCAAACAAATTACAAAATGGAATTCTGTAGCTATTCTGGTACTCATTTTAGGTTCGTTTTTAGCGTATTATATAACGACTTTAAATCCTTTAGTCTCAGAAAATTCTTCAATATTATTTATGTTTATTGCGGGTGCTATTGCAATTTGCGCAATGATTTTACCTGGTATTTCAGGAGCATTTATTTTAGTTCTTTTAGGAGCATATAAACCTGTTCTAGCGGCTGTAAATGATAGAGATTACAAAACAATTGCTGCTGTAGGTTTTGGAGCAATAATAGGGTTGCTTGCTTTTTCTAAAGTCTTGAAATGGCTATTTACCCATTATAAAAATTATACGTTAGCAGTTTTAACAGGGTTTATAATTGGTTCTTTAAATAAAATTTGGCCTTGGAAAGAAACGTTAACTTGGCGCACAAACTCTCATGGAGTAGAAGTGCCATTTAATCAACAGAGTGTTTCGCCTTTTTCTTATGTTGGAGAAGCGGAATTAACAATGGCAATAATTTTAGCAACTATTGGATTTGGGTTAATTTTATTGATGGAAAAATTGGCAGTTAAAAAACAATAA
- a CDS encoding Crp/Fnr family transcriptional regulator: protein MIITKFLIAVVPFSEDELKDIIPHFEKESVKKNELLSKEGQVCNKLYFIEKGMGRSYYIKKDGKEITQWFFGEGQFMASAESFFKQSPSFYYLEILEDATLYSISYEKMEILLDKYHRMEKFIRLLSTDIFIKITNKLNAIQFHTAKERYNYMLSEFPDIAHRISLGHIASYLGMTQETLSRIRRNDF from the coding sequence ATGATTATTACAAAATTTCTAATAGCAGTAGTACCCTTTTCTGAAGACGAACTTAAAGATATAATACCTCATTTTGAAAAAGAAAGTGTCAAAAAAAATGAGCTTTTGAGCAAGGAAGGCCAAGTTTGTAATAAGCTCTATTTTATAGAAAAAGGTATGGGCAGAAGTTATTATATAAAAAAAGATGGAAAAGAAATTACACAATGGTTTTTTGGAGAAGGTCAATTTATGGCAAGTGCTGAAAGTTTTTTTAAACAAAGTCCGAGTTTTTATTATTTAGAAATTTTAGAAGATGCAACTCTTTATAGCATATCTTATGAAAAAATGGAAATACTCTTAGATAAATATCACAGAATGGAAAAATTTATCAGATTATTATCTACAGATATATTTATAAAAATTACGAATAAATTGAATGCTATTCAATTTCATACCGCCAAAGAACGCTATAATTATATGCTCTCTGAATTTCCAGATATTGCACATCGCATCTCTTTAGGTCATATTGCGTCATACCTTGGAATGACGCAAGAAACACTTAGTCGTATTAGAAGAAACGATTTTTAA
- a CDS encoding TolC family protein has protein sequence MNKSNRRLSIFLIAAIGISSFSSAQQLEPILKELIQKGLEKSHAINIHNLDSKQAKVDQKLAKVVFLPKVTFNSSFTRLDNDITFDDDTQNLLIATQKLLIKEAIGIPFNDALPNNIPLSEIPNLQSKNILKSSVDVDWILFSGFEATNAYKASKHKEASLNYVVIAKKDKIALKIIETYDKLALVCASKRVLISSKKYLDEQEYYVKKAIKNGLAIPLNRKKIELAKQQLAAKQLEYNHNKSLLVEVLYQLTGENRKSLSLVNPTLRSFSTEFSNPEKRNEIKALEEAEKATIFKAKMEKSNFIPKIALKGHYEFIEEDLSLLDPKWYVGVGIQWNAFDGFKSKLKSIKTKIESKKYRAQIENANEMIALSIMKAELSYEAALENTKIVKKEIELASDTYEMINKQYKNNLTSINDVLDALNDLEKASFKLQNSYYNERRAITNLLHAKGILKY, from the coding sequence ATGAACAAAAGTAATCGAAGATTAAGTATCTTCTTAATCGCTGCTATAGGAATTTCATCTTTTTCTTCGGCCCAACAATTAGAACCAATTTTAAAAGAGCTTATACAGAAAGGCTTAGAAAAAAGTCATGCTATTAATATCCATAATTTAGATAGTAAACAGGCAAAAGTTGATCAAAAATTAGCAAAAGTAGTTTTCCTTCCTAAAGTTACTTTTAATTCTAGCTTTACAAGATTAGATAATGATATTACGTTTGATGATGATACTCAAAATTTATTAATTGCTACCCAAAAACTGCTTATAAAAGAAGCTATTGGTATTCCGTTTAATGATGCTCTTCCAAACAACATTCCTTTATCCGAGATCCCTAACCTACAAAGCAAAAATATATTAAAATCTTCAGTAGATGTAGATTGGATTCTATTTAGTGGTTTTGAAGCTACTAATGCCTATAAAGCCAGCAAGCACAAAGAAGCTTCATTGAATTATGTTGTTATTGCAAAAAAAGATAAAATAGCTTTAAAAATAATAGAGACGTACGATAAATTGGCCCTCGTTTGCGCTTCAAAACGAGTATTAATCAGTTCGAAAAAATACTTAGATGAACAAGAATATTATGTGAAAAAAGCAATAAAAAACGGTTTAGCAATTCCTTTAAACCGAAAAAAAATTGAATTAGCTAAACAACAATTAGCAGCTAAACAATTAGAATACAATCATAATAAATCCTTATTAGTGGAAGTACTCTATCAACTTACTGGTGAAAATAGAAAAAGTTTATCCTTAGTAAATCCAACACTTCGATCATTTTCAACTGAATTTTCGAATCCTGAAAAACGAAATGAAATTAAAGCTTTAGAAGAAGCCGAAAAAGCGACAATCTTCAAGGCGAAAATGGAGAAAAGTAATTTTATTCCTAAAATTGCTTTAAAAGGGCATTATGAATTTATAGAAGAAGATTTATCACTATTAGATCCAAAATGGTATGTTGGGGTAGGCATCCAATGGAATGCTTTTGATGGCTTTAAATCAAAATTAAAAAGCATAAAAACTAAAATTGAAAGTAAAAAATATAGAGCTCAAATAGAAAATGCGAATGAGATGATTGCGCTTAGTATCATGAAAGCAGAATTATCTTATGAAGCTGCTCTTGAAAACACCAAAATAGTTAAAAAAGAAATTGAGCTAGCAAGTGACACTTATGAGATGATTAATAAACAATATAAAAATAATCTTACATCCATAAATGATGTTTTAGACGCTTTAAATGATTTAGAAAAAGCCAGTTTTAAATTACAAAATTCCTATTATAACGAAAGAAGAGCAATTACTAATTTATTGCATGCTAAGGGAATTCTTAAATACTAA
- a CDS encoding HlyD family secretion protein: MKLIRNLFTISLTVLTISACGNDEKISYNRGKVKFETISISGKLAGRVSKIYIKEGESVKKGDTLALLDIPEINAKMMQAEGAVTAATGLLNMASNGATLEQMDQINGKIDASKAQLKFAQKSYNRLQKMYADSLISLQQFDEVKMKREMAKAQVSALEAKRNEVHKSARTEQLDQAKGQLKRAMGAKQEVLTAANEKLIIAPADMSIETISLQEGELLTPGYVLFNGYKKNSVFFRFTVPESKVYDFEVGKSLILTNPFTKEEVTTKIASIKQLAQYANITSTAPLYELSESIYELKVVPTSDISEQKFYLNATILIK; this comes from the coding sequence ATGAAATTAATTAGAAACCTATTTACTATCAGTCTTACAGTGCTAACGATAAGTGCATGCGGTAATGACGAAAAAATAAGTTACAACAGAGGAAAAGTAAAATTTGAAACGATTTCTATAAGTGGTAAACTAGCAGGGCGTGTGTCCAAAATATATATAAAAGAAGGAGAATCTGTAAAAAAGGGAGATACCCTGGCTTTATTAGATATTCCAGAAATAAATGCTAAAATGATGCAAGCAGAGGGTGCCGTAACTGCAGCGACAGGTTTGCTAAATATGGCTTCTAATGGCGCAACGCTAGAGCAAATGGATCAAATAAATGGAAAAATAGATGCTAGTAAAGCACAATTAAAATTTGCACAAAAATCTTACAATAGATTGCAAAAAATGTATGCCGATTCACTTATTAGTTTGCAACAATTTGATGAAGTAAAAATGAAACGTGAAATGGCTAAAGCACAAGTTTCTGCTTTAGAAGCAAAACGAAATGAGGTTCATAAAAGTGCAAGAACTGAGCAATTAGACCAAGCTAAAGGTCAACTAAAAAGAGCTATGGGAGCCAAACAAGAGGTGCTTACTGCAGCCAATGAAAAACTTATAATTGCACCAGCAGATATGTCTATTGAAACTATTAGTTTACAAGAAGGAGAATTACTAACACCGGGATACGTTTTATTTAATGGATATAAAAAAAACAGTGTCTTTTTTAGATTTACAGTGCCTGAATCGAAAGTATATGACTTCGAAGTTGGCAAATCACTCATACTTACAAACCCGTTTACTAAAGAAGAAGTTACTACAAAAATTGCGAGCATAAAGCAATTAGCACAATATGCAAACATTACAAGCACTGCGCCATTATACGAATTGTCTGAATCTATTTATGAACTAAAAGTAGTTCCAACTTCAGATATTTCTGAACAAAAATTTTATCTAAACGCTACTATTCTTATTAAATAA